The following proteins come from a genomic window of Fulvitalea axinellae:
- a CDS encoding efflux RND transporter permease subunit, which yields MNIAKYALSNKVVIHFFLVVTVLGGIWSFPKLGKLEDAPFIIKTAVITAVYPGATQYEVEELVTDLLESSIQNTRGLDYLKSESRPGRSTVWVNIKLDTPPEIMPQIWDELRRKVNDAEKQLPEGAYVVQINDDFGDVYGIYYSLTADSGFKYSELKHYAKFIRRELVTIPEAAKVALYGVQEEVINVEISQEKLASSGIHPQQIFATLRGQNKLVYTGNLETPNEEIRVTSDGTFKSIAEIENLVIEGQSEGLFKLGDIATLTRAYRYPALTEFRTNGLPAIGIGISTAEGQNTIVLGEKIRQKLEYIEEQLPVGIEIQGLYHQDKVSVDANRDFMINLVLSVGIVVAIILLAMGARAGVLIGSSLVFSILGTLLLMYFTGIQLHRTSLAAIIIAMGMLVDNAIVVADNAIIGIAKGQKKKDALINGAYTPQWGLFGATIIAVLSFMPLYLAPHSTAEIIAPLFIVLAYSLGLSWLFALTQTPLYGEFILEGPKEGSEVEDPYSKPFYVKFKRFVEGCIARKWFTMGIVVVVLVLSVFGYQSIKRSFFPNIDKAYFKVDYWLPEGYNINRTASDMKQIEDFLRTKPELRNVSISIGSSPLRYYLASTSFSLRSNFANILVETVDGESAVKLLDELEKYINENIPDATPIMFRFKVSPHPDAIIEPTIVGPDPAILRQYGDSIKAIFRAEPKVRNIRTGWGNKSMTWGPIYSQTKGQGAGVSRDLMANYLKMITTGIGVGYFREEDENIPLLLKDKDWKNFDYGNTGGLQVYNPEGKSVSLEQVIDGYDIHWENKVIRRYNRARALAIQCDPVPGVENPEIEAVVMPKINALALPDGYSIFWDGIFEDQQLSQEAIMENLPLALILMFAILIVLFNSIKKSFIIFLMLPLIIIGVVLGFLLTGLSFGFFAVLGLLGLLGMVIKNAIVLLEQADNEMKENGKSRYEAIVLAAQSRSLPVIMASGTTILGMFPLLPDPMFGSMAATIMGGLFVATLLTLIVLPVLYSIIYGLKK from the coding sequence ATGAACATAGCCAAGTACGCGCTTTCGAATAAGGTCGTTATCCACTTCTTTTTGGTGGTAACCGTATTGGGTGGAATATGGTCTTTCCCGAAACTGGGTAAGTTGGAAGACGCTCCGTTTATTATCAAAACGGCGGTGATTACAGCCGTGTATCCGGGCGCCACACAGTATGAGGTGGAAGAACTTGTTACAGATTTATTGGAGAGCTCTATACAGAATACCCGGGGTCTTGACTATCTCAAATCCGAATCAAGGCCCGGGAGGTCAACGGTGTGGGTGAACATTAAGTTGGATACCCCGCCTGAGATTATGCCGCAGATTTGGGATGAGCTTAGGCGAAAAGTCAACGATGCGGAAAAACAATTGCCGGAGGGCGCTTATGTAGTGCAAATTAACGATGACTTCGGTGATGTATATGGCATTTATTATTCCCTAACGGCGGATTCGGGGTTTAAATATTCGGAGCTAAAGCATTACGCAAAATTTATCCGAAGAGAGTTGGTTACCATTCCCGAAGCCGCTAAAGTGGCGCTTTACGGGGTTCAGGAAGAGGTAATTAATGTTGAGATATCCCAGGAGAAACTGGCCAGTTCCGGAATTCATCCCCAACAGATTTTCGCAACGTTGCGGGGCCAAAACAAATTGGTTTATACCGGAAATCTGGAAACACCAAACGAGGAAATCCGTGTGACCTCTGACGGAACGTTTAAGTCCATTGCCGAGATCGAAAACTTAGTGATTGAGGGACAGTCCGAGGGCTTATTTAAGTTGGGGGATATCGCCACATTGACTCGTGCGTACAGGTATCCAGCATTGACGGAATTCAGAACAAACGGCCTTCCGGCTATTGGAATAGGAATTTCTACGGCGGAGGGGCAAAACACTATAGTGCTTGGAGAGAAGATACGGCAAAAGCTTGAGTATATAGAGGAGCAATTGCCGGTGGGCATAGAGATTCAGGGGCTTTATCACCAAGATAAAGTGTCGGTGGACGCAAACAGGGATTTTATGATCAACCTTGTCTTGTCTGTCGGAATAGTAGTGGCCATCATCTTGTTGGCAATGGGCGCGCGGGCTGGTGTTTTGATTGGGAGCAGTCTGGTTTTCTCCATATTGGGGACCCTTTTGCTAATGTACTTTACGGGTATACAGCTTCATAGGACATCCTTGGCGGCGATTATTATAGCTATGGGAATGTTGGTGGACAATGCGATAGTGGTGGCGGACAACGCTATTATCGGGATCGCCAAAGGTCAAAAAAAGAAAGATGCCCTTATCAACGGGGCTTATACGCCTCAATGGGGTTTGTTTGGCGCCACTATTATTGCCGTATTGTCGTTTATGCCCCTTTATTTAGCTCCGCACAGTACGGCCGAGATCATCGCCCCTTTATTTATCGTTCTGGCCTATTCGTTGGGCTTGAGTTGGCTATTCGCCCTAACGCAAACGCCTTTGTACGGAGAATTTATTCTGGAAGGGCCAAAGGAAGGAAGCGAGGTGGAAGATCCGTACAGCAAACCGTTTTATGTGAAATTCAAGCGTTTTGTTGAGGGTTGCATTGCCAGAAAGTGGTTCACGATGGGGATTGTAGTGGTCGTTTTGGTGTTGAGCGTGTTTGGTTATCAATCAATCAAGCGGAGTTTTTTCCCAAATATCGACAAAGCGTATTTTAAGGTTGACTATTGGTTGCCAGAGGGGTACAACATAAACCGTACGGCTTCGGACATGAAGCAAATTGAGGATTTTTTGCGGACAAAACCGGAGTTGAGAAACGTGTCGATCTCAATCGGGTCGAGTCCGTTAAGGTATTATTTAGCGTCAACATCATTCTCGTTACGGTCGAACTTCGCCAATATACTAGTCGAGACGGTTGACGGGGAATCTGCCGTGAAGTTGTTGGACGAACTGGAAAAGTATATCAATGAGAATATTCCCGACGCCACGCCTATCATGTTTCGGTTCAAGGTGTCGCCTCATCCTGATGCCATTATCGAGCCTACGATCGTAGGGCCGGACCCTGCGATTTTGCGCCAATACGGCGATTCTATCAAAGCGATTTTCCGGGCCGAGCCCAAAGTGCGGAATATAAGAACAGGTTGGGGTAACAAGTCAATGACTTGGGGGCCAATATATTCGCAAACTAAAGGCCAAGGGGCGGGAGTGTCCAGGGACTTGATGGCGAATTATCTGAAAATGATCACTACGGGCATAGGTGTTGGCTATTTCCGAGAAGAGGACGAAAATATACCCCTGTTGCTGAAAGATAAGGACTGGAAGAACTTCGATTACGGAAATACGGGAGGACTTCAAGTGTATAATCCCGAAGGGAAATCCGTTAGTCTGGAACAGGTGATAGACGGGTATGACATTCATTGGGAGAATAAAGTGATTCGTCGCTATAATAGGGCCAGAGCGCTGGCTATACAGTGCGACCCTGTGCCTGGTGTTGAGAACCCGGAGATTGAGGCAGTTGTGATGCCTAAGATCAACGCTTTGGCCTTGCCTGATGGATATAGCATCTTCTGGGACGGAATCTTTGAGGATCAGCAATTGTCTCAGGAAGCGATAATGGAAAACTTGCCGTTAGCGTTGATTCTGATGTTCGCAATTCTGATCGTACTGTTCAATAGTATCAAAAAGTCATTCATCATCTTCCTGATGTTGCCTTTGATCATAATTGGGGTGGTTCTCGGATTTCTCCTTACTGGCTTGTCGTTCGGTTTTTTCGCCGTGCTTGGGCTATTGGGACTTTTGGGAATGGTAATAAAGAATGCGATTGTGCTTCTCGAACAGGCGGACAATGAAATGAAGGAAAATGGCAAGAGCAGGTACGAGGCGATCGTTTTGGCCGCGCAGTCTAGGTCTTTGCCCGTAATCATGGCCTCGGGCACCACGATTTTAGGGATGTTTCCTCTTTTGCCCGATCCGATGTTCGGGAGTATGGCCGCTACTATAATGGGAGGACTGTTTGTGGCGACATTGCTTACGCTGATCGTTTTGCCCGTTTTATACTCGATTATATATGGACTCAAAAAGTAG
- a CDS encoding efflux RND transporter periplasmic adaptor subunit — protein MNSKKNITRILSPFFVLLTLLSCKGEKETKRLIRPVKVFQVEGSDEVSRRSYPAVAKESKETTLSFRVAGPLVKFNVKNEGQEIKKGELIAEVDPRDFSNDLQAKKASYEQAEAERKRFEQLLKKGTIPQNEYDIKYATAKRAYSAYRAAANALRDTKLIAPYTGYVGKKYVENYQRIQVGQPIVSLIDVSEIDIYFHVPEVLAKRYFDIKRFEVVFDNYPEKVFKASLKEIGKTQTGEGYPVTLVLDYKFGSTPKYIIAPGMSCKVKAILKNSDSEFSNLFIVPVTAVFEPDAKDYSAVWVLNPETNTVEERKVTVGNLVSSSMIEISSGVKSGDLVVTAGVHRLHDGQKVKPLK, from the coding sequence ATGAATTCAAAAAAGAACATAACCCGAATATTGTCTCCGTTTTTTGTTCTGCTGACACTTCTTTCCTGCAAAGGAGAAAAAGAGACAAAGCGCCTGATACGTCCGGTTAAGGTTTTTCAGGTCGAGGGTAGCGATGAGGTTAGCCGAAGGTCTTATCCCGCTGTGGCGAAAGAGTCTAAGGAAACGACGCTTTCGTTTCGGGTAGCCGGACCTTTGGTGAAGTTTAATGTGAAGAACGAAGGCCAAGAGATAAAGAAGGGAGAGCTTATAGCCGAAGTGGATCCGCGCGATTTCAGCAACGATCTTCAGGCAAAGAAGGCCAGTTACGAGCAAGCGGAAGCGGAAAGGAAACGATTCGAACAACTGCTCAAAAAGGGGACGATTCCACAAAATGAGTATGATATAAAATACGCTACGGCGAAGCGGGCCTATTCGGCTTACCGGGCGGCGGCCAACGCTTTGCGCGACACAAAGCTAATCGCTCCCTACACTGGTTATGTAGGGAAAAAGTATGTTGAAAATTATCAGCGTATACAGGTAGGGCAGCCGATTGTCAGCCTGATTGATGTTTCCGAGATCGATATTTATTTCCATGTTCCGGAAGTGCTGGCCAAACGGTATTTTGATATCAAGCGGTTTGAGGTGGTATTCGATAACTACCCTGAAAAGGTATTTAAAGCCTCGCTTAAGGAAATTGGCAAAACACAGACTGGCGAGGGATACCCGGTCACGCTGGTTCTGGATTATAAGTTCGGCTCCACGCCAAAGTACATTATCGCTCCAGGGATGAGTTGTAAGGTAAAAGCGATTCTGAAAAATTCCGATAGCGAGTTCTCTAATTTGTTTATCGTACCCGTAACGGCCGTGTTCGAGCCGGACGCTAAAGATTATTCCGCCGTGTGGGTTTTGAATCCTGAAACCAATACTGTGGAAGAAAGAAAAGTGACAGTGGGAAATCTGGTGTCGAGCAGTATGATAGAAATATCTTCGGGTGTCAAAAGCGGCGATTTGGTAGTGACGGCAGGTGTGCACAGGCTACATGATGGGCAGAAAGTGAAACCGTTGAAGTAA
- a CDS encoding MotA/TolQ/ExbB proton channel family protein → MTKLFNLIIMGGLYFTGPLVIMFVAGLVLIVRAYLVIENREKFESRVSIANSLGLFAMVFGVFGQFLGLMGALEVIEQVGDISMKLLAGGLRVSFISTLFGVCTFLVIRLCTLLLTVLRREKMLRKEMSGK, encoded by the coding sequence ATGACAAAGCTTTTTAATTTGATAATTATGGGAGGCCTTTACTTCACGGGGCCGTTGGTAATTATGTTTGTAGCGGGGTTAGTGTTGATTGTCCGGGCGTATCTTGTTATTGAAAACAGAGAGAAATTTGAGAGTAGGGTCAGTATCGCTAACTCGTTAGGTCTATTTGCGATGGTTTTTGGCGTTTTCGGTCAGTTCTTGGGTTTGATGGGAGCACTAGAGGTTATTGAACAGGTAGGTGATATATCAATGAAGTTGCTTGCGGGAGGGTTAAGAGTGTCCTTTATTTCTACACTTTTTGGCGTTTGTACTTTTCTGGTAATTAGGTTGTGCACATTGTTGCTGACAGTTCTTAGAAGAGAAAAGATGTTGCGTAAAGAGATGTCGGGAAAATAA